TGTCACCGCCCTCCTCCTATAAGACTAAGTTAATAGCTTAGACTCTGGGAGATATCCTAAGCTTTCAGAGTAAATCTATCCCTTTCTTCTACCTTAATAGGTTGCCCTTCATACATGCAATCATGTTACTGTCCCAGGAAAGCAGTCTACTTTTGGGTGTTTTTTCCTGAGACTGTAAAGAGTTTATGCTCAGCTGTGCCCACTTTAATCTGATGCACGCTTTCATGAGACAGATGATCTAATTACCAGGGTCACCTTTCCCCCTTGCCTGTCAGTttatacttgtttttgtttttgttttttttgagttTGTATCCTTGAGCTACAAATCCCCTGGAGGCTCTGACCTGCTGAGATAGGAACAATTCACCAGTGTTTCTCTACAGAGTTAGTGCTAAAAGGGAATCAAGTGGAAAAGCCTTCTACTACTCCCTGAAAGTAAAGGCCTCGTCTACCAGTAGTTCACACTTTATTTCTCCTGTCCTGTGTATATCCCATGAGCCACTGGGTGGCTACAACTGAGCTAGAACTGAGGAGCTAAGAGACAAAATCCCGGGCAAGGTTGGGGAAAACAGGTCACAGTGGCTGAGTGGTGAGGTCACAGAGAGGTTTGTCTGCCCCAGACTCCATGGGGGAGGGGCCTAGGAGGCAAAGGGGCTCCAGAGGTCCCTCAAGCCCAGGCAGGGGACATGGTGTGGGAAAGGCAGCAGGGACGAGGGCCAGGGAGCTGAGTACGAGGGGCCAAGGGGCCCGGAGAGAtgagggcaggagcagggagggggcagtCAGGATGGTGAGGAGAAGCCGGAGACGGAAGCTGCAGAAATTCACCGGGCTGTGCGGATGGGAGGAGGGGCTCAGGGTGAGGGGGGGGGCGAGGCAAGGGAAGGGCAGCAAGATGGCAGCCAGAGGTCAGGGGAGGGGTCACGTGGAGCCTTCGGACAAGGAacaaggcaggcagggaggggtaACCCACGGACCTAGAGAGAAAGATGGGAGGGTATGACAGCACAGAGCCATTAGTCAGAACTAGGAGCCCCCAAGGTAGTGGTTACTAAGTAGTTAatagggagaagggagaaagagaggcatGACCCTCATAGAACCCCTGTGCACCCCCTTCTCCTTGGGTAGGTGAAGCGGAGCTGCCCTTCATGTGGCCCAGAGCCTGGGGGTGAAGAGAAGAAGGGGAGAGGAAACCCTATATCTGTTCAGTTGTTCCCCCCAGAGCTGGTGAGTCCTTgcggcggggttggggggggttggTGCTAAGAATAAGGGACTGGGGGCAGCATGGCTGAGGGGCCCCCTtgacccctgctttccccctccttccccccaggTGGAGCACATCATCTCATTCCTCCCAGTCAGAGATGTAGTCACTCTAGGCCAGACCTGCCACTACTTCCATGAAGTGTGCGACTCCGAGGGCGTCTGGAGACGCATCTGTCGCCGGCTCAGTCCTCGCCTTCGAGAGCAGGGTTCTGGGGTCCGGCCCTGGAAGAGAGCTGCCATTCTGAACTGTACACCTTCCCCAGAACCTGtggttctctctgcctctgtcctacCTTATTCTGGGATCCCTGCTGCTCCATAAAGTTGCCCGATGACCTTAGTATTCCCAGCCAGCCTTCCGGGGGCCCCTTTCTCTGGAAGAAACTTGTTAGATTTAAATGTTCTCCAACAAGGACTTACTCCAAGTCTCTAGAGCTGCTCTCAGACAGACACGTCACCCAGAGCCCCCATTCCTAGCATCCCTGCCAAGTTGCCCGTCATATTTAAACTCTTCCAAATCTTACCTTGAGACAGCCTCCTCTCCCCAAACCTGGAATTTTCCCTCCCTAAACCAGGATTTTTCAACCTTGTCACTATTAAAACTTTGGGCCAAATAATCATTTGGGTGAGGGGGGCTGTTCTTTGCGTTGTAGGATGTgtagcaacatccctggcctctacccactagatgccagcagcacctccCCCAGTTGTGACAGCCTGTGCCCCTGAGGGACAAAAATCACCCCCAGGTTGAGAAATATGCTCtaatcccctcccctcccagggggCCCCTATTCAGTAACTTCATCTCACACAGTGGAGATGAAGGCAGATCCAGATAGCAGATCCAGAGctaggggtgagggtggggtacCAGCCTTTCCCAGTCATTCCTTTGCACACCTTTTCTACTTTTCTATGAATTCTTATATTTCCTTCCATGTCTCTGATGCAAGTTGGAACCAAAGAAGTGCTCGCTTAGAAGCATGTGTGCGGCCCTGGGCTGAGGTGGGGCAGAGAACTAGAGTTCAGACATGGAGcgtaatttcaaatattttctaagcttTCCATCTGCCCTTTGGAAGGAGGCGTTGGacgggcctggggtggggaggagataaACACCTATCCATTGAGAAACCTAGCTTGCCCAAACTCTGATTCATCTCCCTTGTGCCTTCCCGACCCCTTCaacctccctctctttcccttttccagaCACGAAGGGCCTGTATTTCCAGGCATTTGGGGGCCGCCGCCGATGTCTCAACAAGAGTATAGCTCCCCTGCTAGCCCATGGCTACCGCCGCTTCTTGCCCACCAAGGACCACGTCTTCATTCTTGACTACGTGGGGACCCTCTTCTTCCTCAAAAATTCCCTGGTCTCCTCCACCCTTGGCCAGATCCAGTGGAAGCGGGCCTGCCGCTATGTTGTGTTGTGTCGCAGAGCCAAGGATGTAAGTAGCAGGACCCCGGCAGCTGAGAATCCCCCCACGTCTCCTCCAAGAACCCCGGTCCACACCAGGCCTGAGGCAGCATCCTCAGGACAGCCCCCCTCCCATACTAGGAACCAGAAACCAAGGCTGCATTTCCCAGCCTTGGACGCAAGTATCTCATCTCCCACCCCAGGATCCAGCTGCCCCAGCCTCATCCCACTGCAAGGCCCTAGATCCCGGACACCTTTGTCTTTTCCTGCAGTTTGCCTCAGACCCGAGATGTGACACAGTTTACCGGAAATACCTCTATGTGTTGGCCACTCGGGAGCAGCCAGGAGTAGTGGGCACGACCGGCAGCCGGTCCTGCGACTGTGTCGAGGTCTACCTGCAGTCCAGCGGGCAGCGGGTCTTCAAGATGACCTTCCATCACTCCATGAACTTCAAACAGATTGTGCTGGTTGGCCAGGAGACCCAGCGGGCCCTGCTGCTCCTCACAGGTGAGGCTTAGAGCAGTGGTTTGCAAACTGTTTCCTGCAGTTTCTTCAGGACCCATGGCAGTGCGCGGGGAAGGAGGCCTCTCACATCGGGCTCTGTGTGCCACTTCATCCTGGTCTCAAACCAAATAGCTCTGCTTTTGTCCGTCTCCTAGTCTAGGATTTGGCATAATGTGTCATAGGAATAAAAGGCCCTGCTGCAAAAAAAATGGCTTGGAGCCCACTGTTCTGGTGAATGcctgattttgattttgattttgatttatttatttattttatttttttgccatgccacgcggcctgtgggatcttagttccaggaccagggattgaatgggGGCCACGgtagtgaaagtgctgagtcctaaccactggaccttcagAGCGctccacagatttttaaaattctaatctcCCAACCTCCACGCCAGGCCCTGTACTTTATACCCCAAACTGCCCCCTGCTTTCTCAGTGTTCCCTATACTTGACCACACTCCCAAGCCCCCGAGCCCAAGACCTTCTGGACTTCTCCCCGCCACTGTGCTGTGcagtgctgtgcagcttgtgggattgaacctgggccccctacggtggaagctcagagtcctaaccccaCTTctggacttctttttttaaaatatatatttatttatttgtttatttatttattttattggctgtgttgggtcttcattgctgcacacgggctttttctagttgcggtgagtgggggctactcctggttgtggtgcacgggcctctcattgcggtggcctctcttgctgcagagcacgggctctaggcgtgtgggcttcagtagttgcggcacatgggctcaatagttgtgactcacgggctccagagcacaggcttaatagttgtggcacacgggcctagttgttccatggcatgtggtatccccctggggcagggatcgaacctgtgtcccctgcactggcaggcggattcttacccactgcgccacctaggaagtccctggacttCTTAATGTTAGGCAGGGCCCTGAATCCCCAAGACATTCTTTCCAACACTTGAATTGGATTCTGCCAAATCTAACAGTTAGGTTTTCTCTCCACTCATCTCTCACACCGAAGAACTCTCCTGGTTGATTTTCGGTGAtgagggctggaggctggggaacTTGAGGTCATGCTTCCCTTATTTCATCTCTACCCTTTTCCTTCTAGCCCCACTCTAGGGCAGTAAATGTCTCATCCTATATGGCTTAGGGAGTCTCTTGGGAAGTTAATGTGGCTACTGGAgggtcccctcccccacacaattgtctgcctcccctcccctctccctcagaggaaggaaagatCTACTCTCTGGTAGTGAATGAAACCCAGCTGGACCAGCCACGCTCCTACACAGTTCAGCTGGCCCTGAGGAAGGTGTCCCATTGCCTCCCTCACCTgcgtgtgtcctgcatggcttcCAACCAGAGCAGTACCCTCTATTTAACGGGTAAGAACTACCTCCCTTCTTCTCCAGACCCCAACCTTGGACAGACCTTCCAGATACAGACCCCCTCCCTTATCCTTATTCCAGCTCTGTGGGGAACCCGTAGGGCATCCTAGTCAAAAGAGATGTTTAAGTTCCCAGACATCATAGCTGGTGCATTTCTAGTGGGCATGAGACTCCCCAGGTCTTGCATCTTTCATCCCAGGTAGGGCTTCATCCCTAGGAAATGGGTGCCCAAGGCTGCTGAGCTGAGGGCTCCCAACCCCCCAGACCAGGGAGGAGTGTATTTTGAGGCGCATACCCCAGGGGTGTATCGTGATCTCTTTGGGACCCTTCAAGCCTTTgaccccctggaccagcagatgCCGCTTGCGCTGTCACTGCCTGCCAAGGTAGGAtcctggaggggtggggcagaCTGGAGCGGGTGGGGCCTCCGAAGTTCTGACATAACAGCAGGAATCAGATGACTGATGAGGGAGGGACGGGGGGCCTAGGGAGAGGGGTGACGTAGAGGGCAAGACCGAAAGCCATCAGCGGGGATGGCAGGTTCGCAGTTGGGAGATTTTGGAGCTCAGAGTTCCTCCGGAGACAACTGAATGCCCACTTCTCCTTTCTACCTTACCTCCTAGATCCTATTCTGTGCTCTTGGCTACAATCACCTTGGCCTGGTGGATGAATTTGGCCGAATCTTTATGCAGGGAAATAACAGATATGGGCAGCTGGGAACGGGGGACAAAATGGACCGAGGGGAACCCACACAGGTGAGATTGCTTCCCAGCTATTCTCATCCTGCCCCCCTTCCTCTAATTCCCCGACCCTGCATCTCTCCACGTCTCTGAACTCCATAGAATCCACTTTCTAATCCCTAGGAAGTTGAGCCAATGCTTAACTGTAATGCCCGCGCTACTGCTGCTCAGCCGGGGTTTGGCACCACGAGGTGCGTTGTGTGTGGCTCGTGCTGTAAGTGCAGGAGGAGTTAGTGAAGTGGGAAGACCTGGGTGGGCTGAAGTAACTTAAAGAGGTGAGATGTGAGCAGGGCCTAGAGGGTTAGATAGGACTTGGGTGGGTACGGGGAAAGGCATCCTGTGTAACGGGGATGGGGACGAAGCTTGCACATCCCTGGGATGGTGACCAGAACAGAGTGTGTTTTGGAATTCGGTAGCTATGAGGTGGTATAGGTGGTTGCGAGCCTACAGAAGTATGGATTAGGGAAAGAGCCATTGTGGGTTCTGGAGCAGGAGAAGGCAACCCCCTGGATGATTGAGAACAGGTCACGTGGCCAGAGGGTACAGTGAGAGGACTTGAGACAAGGGACTGGGGATGGTGCAGTGGCAGCGGGAATAGAGAGGAATGGAGATGTGAGGTGTtttgaaaggaaatgaacaaaaactGGAAACTGATTAGATATGAGGACAGTGGGGTAGGACAATAGATGGTATCACTGGTAAACATGCCCGTTGGAGAGGAATGCTGGTTTGAGGAGAAAATGTGAATTTaggctcccccccccccttttttttttgcagtgaaagTAAAACACTAAAGTAGAAATGTCTACCTGGATtgacaaaagaaaagagaggagcaAAGCGGGGTGGTGGCTGCCATTGTGGGTGGGGGACTGAAAACGCTGTCTCTGAGACAGAGACACAGCCTCAAATGCCACATCTCACAAGCCCCGCGCACAGAAAGTTTCACCCAGGAGGGGGTGATTAATGGTGGCAGTGACAATGTAGGAATATACTCCCTGACATGGAGGGAtggttgtgccatttttttttcttccttccttccttccttccttccttccctccctccctccctccctccctccctccctccttccttccttcctttctttctttattggctgtgttgggtcttcacgggcttagttgctccgtggcatgtggaatcttcccagggcagggctcgaacccgtgacccctgcattggcaggtggattctttaccactgcgccacctaggaagtccctgtgccatatttttaagtggaaaaaaaaagtgtgaaatggTTTATACAGCACAGtcccatttttgtttaaaaatatacaacttGAGTGTATATGTTTGCAGAGGCAACAGTGAGGAAGAATCTGCAGCAAGATGTTAATAGCAGGTGGTGGGGCATCCAGtgatttttaagtgaatttttgcTTGCCGATATTCTATAATTTTCCTATAATGGCCATCAGTTACTTATCTATGTCTTCAAAATTAAGGCGCTCACAGTCTCAGGAGCAAGCGTGCAGGAGGGGCCCTGAGATTTGGCTGCTGGGAGGTCCAGTGCCTTTGGAGAGAAGAAGTCGTAGCGTAGTGGGGACAGAAGCCAGATGGCAGAAGGCTTGGGCGAGACTGGCTGTGGTGAGAACAAGAATGTGTTCCACCTCAGACTGATCATGTAGCCTGTCCTGCTGCCtgacagacagaggaaggaagcagCAGAAATCAGGTGGAATGTTCTTCCAAAACAGAGTGGccattttttgaaagataatgaCATGACAGACTTCAGAAGctagagatggaaggaaggaccCAGTGGAAGGCAGGTCCTTCCTGGAGCCTAACCTGGAATTGCacagggatggagaggaaggcTCTTCCTGCTCCCAGGCTGGAAGGCAGAATGAGGGACTGGACAGGCCCGGGCCTGGGGGTGAGACCAGGGAGCAGGTAGCAGGCCCTGGCCTCAGGCAAGAAGCCTGTTTTCCAGGGAGCCAAGAGGAGGAACCAACAGCCATGCTAGCACCCCTGTGGTCAGACTGGGGCTGCAGGAGAACCAAGGAGGAGTGATGGCTGCGCGTCTGCAGTCAGTAGGGCAGACCTTGTCAGGGAGGGGAGGTTATTCTGGggcccatctcctccctcccctagTTTCCCTAGACTCTGCCCTGAGCCCTTCTGTCACCCTTCTTCAAcccggccccccaccccgcaccatCCCTTGGTGTTCCCCGCTTAGGgaccctgccctgtgtcctcaggtaCCTTATCTGCAGCGCCCCATCACCCTGTGGTGTGGCCTCAACCACTCCCTGGTGCTGAGCCAGGGCTCAGACTTCAGCAAGGAGCTGCTGGGCTGTGGCTGTGGGGCCGGAGGCCGCCTCCCCGGCTGGCCTAAGGGgagtgcctcctttgtcaagctCCACGTCAAGGTCAGAACAGGTCTGGGGAGCGGGCACCCAGGGAGAGCAGGAGCAGTAGAACCCACAGGACTGTAGCTGGGGCTCTCACAGGGACCCAGGGGCCCCATTTCCCAGCACCCCTCACCCCCCTTTCCTGCCACGTACCGTGGCTCCTGGCTCTCTCCCTGAGCTGACCATGCTGGCCCTCTCTGACCTCACACAACCTTGGGACTCAGCCAGCCAGCTCACTAGCTGGCTCAGGGCTGGTCTGAGCAGGACGAACACAACAGCTGGGGCTTCCTGGGAACCCCTTCCTGGGGCCCCACTCAGCCATGCCCTGTCTGTCCTCCAAGGTCCCTTTGTGTGCCTGCTCCCTCTGCTCTACCAGAGAGTGCCTCTACATGCTGTGCAGCCACGACATCGAGCACCATCCCGCCTACCGGGACCTACCAGCCAGCAGGGTGGTGGGGACCTCTGAGCCCAGCCTGGGAGCGGGAGCACCCCAGGACCCTGGGGGGGCGGCCCAGGCCTGTGAGGAGTACCTCAGCCAGATCCACAGTTGCCCCACGTTGCAGGACCGCATGGAAAAGATGAAGGAGATCGTGGGCTGGATGCCCTTGATGGCTGCACAGAAGGATTTCTTCTGGGAGGCCCTGGACATGCTGCAGAGGGCCGCTGGAGGGGTTGGCCAAGGCCCCCCAACCCCTGAGAACTGACCCCCCTCTCCTAGTCTCACCCCTGGAGGAAGAGTCTGGCCCTGGGCCAGGGGCTAAGGAGTGATGGAGTGGTAGCAATGAACACTGTGTGCGTGGATGGGGAGGGGACGCAGTGGGTGGGGCCTGCTAGACATGCCAGGGTGGGCAGGAAACTGTTTTGTAAAATGGGGGGCCCCAGGAGGGGCCCCCAACCTGAGTATCatggacaaaagatttgatgGACAAATAGAATAAAAGGCTGAAGTGAGGCCCGGTTTGGAAGCCTAGGGCCTGGGAGGAACacgggttggggggaggggtgggcaggcagAGTGGACAAGCTCAGGCTGTCAGTTGCTGCAGAGCTGATAGCACCTGGATCCTTCAGCTTCCTTTTCCCTCCAAGCCCAAGACCCGACGCCTACTTGGTTCCCCCACTTGGATCCTCTGTCCGTCAGACTGAGGAAGCCACTTCCTCTGACTTCAGAAAGCTTCCTACCCATTTCCCTTCATCCCTATAAAGCCAAGCCCACTGCTCTCCTCCTCCTGTTTCCCTTCCAGATCTGATCTCACGTgttgtcctttccctttctactCCATCCCCCTCTTCCTCAATAAGGAAGACACTCCCTCTACCCACATACcatgcctccctgcccccacccataCCTCCAAAATTTGAGAGAAGATAGGTGAGCAGAATTCTTTCTCCGTGGCCTAGTCTGGCCCGGGGATGGAGAGGACAGTAGACATTTGAAGTGGAAAACAAGCTGGAGCAGGGGGTGGTCAGGAAGCAGGTAAGTGATTAGAGGTTGTGAGTCCAGGGAAGGACTTCCTCTAGGTGCTGAGAAAGCAGGAACGGGGAGGATCACGGGTGGGCTGGAGAGTCCTCAGGAAGGACCCGAGGCGGTGTTGGAAGGATGCTCGGGCACTGGCTGTCATTCCTGGATGGCCTGGATTATGCTGAGAGCCTGACGctccctctgcccttctctgctccacccccccaccccccactaggTCAGTGTTTATGTGTCCtggacctagaggggcccctggactCGCCACTGTCCGGGCTCTTCACTCCCTGTCCCGCcttccccgccgcccgccccgctgGCCAGTCCCCACGCCCACACGCCTGAGGCTGCCTCATCTGGCACTGATTAtccctgctgctgccgccgctgccgccgctaCACTCAGCTGCTGCCTCTGTCTTGAGGACCCCAGCGCCTCTCCCCCCCGGCCATGCTGCCTGCTGCCACAGCCTCCCTCTTGGGGCCCCTCCTCACTGCCTGGGCTCTGCTGCTGCCTTTCGCCCAGGGCCAGACCCCCAACTACACCAGGTAGGTCTCTTGGCACCTTCCAGAAGGCTTGAGTGAGCTTCAAATCCTGATTCTTCAGGGGTTATGCCTGTGGATCTTATAAATTCTTTTGctaacaaccccccccccccccaaccagatCTCCCACAGCCCCCACCCTTCTCTGGCCCCCAAGTCCTCCTTCCCTGCTGCAAGACCACTGTCTCctgcagggcaccactgctccccactcctccacccccCGTCCTCTGCCCtctcagtctccccatctatCCAAACCCTTGGCCCCCCATGGAACCTGAGAGCACCAAGACCCTGAACTTGCCTGGTGGCTGGACATCTGGATGCCAGAAAGGAACTGGAGATTGTGGGGGAAAGAGGGGGCTGCGAGGGGGAAACTTGGGAGTCAGACACTCAAGTAGTTAGCCAGAACCGGAGCGGGGCAAAGGTTGGGAGCTCAGGCCCCTGGCTGCTGCTGCTCCCTcatctctccacctcctcccccctccctgccccccccacagCCTCGTGGCTGTGTCCACATCTGGAAGTAGTTAGGCGTCTCCTGTCCCCGACTGCCAggcacggcgggggggggggggggggctgagggaggggggcCGAGGAGGATTCCGGGAATTCCtgatggagtgggggtggggacgcTGAGGGGCTGCAGGGACAGCCAAGTTGCTGGCCCCATCTTCCTGATCCTCTGCTGGAGTATTTCCCACCCCAGTGCCGTCCTGGCCAGCTGAGGCCCCCTCGATCCCTTGGGCCCTCCTCCCTCatctccctggctgccctccttGGCCCCCCAGAATCCTCATTACCCCATCCCAATCTGCTACTCCTCCACTCAGGGCTGACCTCTCTTCCGTTCTCCAGACCTGTGTTCCTGTGCGGAGGGGATGTGACTGGGGAGTCGGGTTACCTGGCAAGTGAGGGTTTCCCTAACCTCTACCCCGCCAATAAGGAGTGCATCTGGACAGTAACGGTGAGAAGGCCTCTCTGGCCACTATCCCCTTGCCCAAGTCTCCGAGGCCCGGGGCCAGGCAGCCAAAGGCCAGACTGCTAAGGGAACTGCCCTCCCCCAAGCACCACTTCTCCTTGAGGAagtcccagccccctcccctctggtcaTTGACAGCATCAGTGCCCACAATAACACGTGGCAAGTGTCCCCACACCTTAACTCAGAAGGTGCTTCTCCATTCCCACCTTCATCCACACCCGCTCTGGTCTCTCCACACACCTCAGGGCTTGTCCCCTGCACAAGCCACAGGCCCTCTGCTCTGCACCCTGATGGGGCCCTCTCCGCTTTCAGGCCCAGTTTCTGTAGGAAATGCTTGGGGAAAGAGGTGCCCTCTGCCTGGTTGTGTCTGGCCTGACTTTGCAGGTCCTGGCGCCTGTCCCCACCATCAGGTCCCTGAGGGCCAGACTGTGTCCCTCTCCTTCCGAGTCTTTGACCTGGAGCTACACCCCTCCTGCCGTTACGATGCTCTGGAGGTCTTTGCTGGGTCTGGAACCTCAGGCCAGCGGCTCGGACGCTTCTGCGGGACCTTCCGGCCGGCGCCCTTAGTCGCCCCCAGCAACCAAGTGACCCTGAGGATGACATCGGACGAGGGCACGGGAGGACGAGGCTTCCTGCTCTGGTACAGCGGGCGGGCCACCTCGGGCACTGGTGAGACCTCCCTCACCTCCGCCGTCCCCCtctcctggccccgcccccggcgcaGGCCCCACTCCAGCCTTAACCTCCACCCCAAGAGCCTGGGGCCCCCATTATCTCCCTTACCCTTTTTCCTCACTAACCGCCCCTTCAGTCCCTCCTCCCCGTCTTCTCTCCCCCCCACTCccgctcccacccaccccctcttccAGGGCGCCCCCCAGGCGCGAGGCGGAAATGGGTCACCGACCCGCGGGTGGAATGGGCGGCCTGGGGTTACTGGGACGGTGAGTAACTGCCCGCCCCCGTCCGCAATCGGGCTCCCTCAGATGGGCGCGAGGGGGCACCCCGGGGCAAGGGGACTAAGTACCCCCGACCCGGAGCCCCCTACACCCAGCCCGGGGGCTCCCGATTGCGGTCCCATCACCCCCTCCTGGCGGCAGAAGTCTCCCCTAAAATGTTTAAGGCAGGGACCTCCCCAAAGGGGTCTCGGGGGCTGTGCCCCAATTTGAGGGCACCTTCACAACATGGGGAGTCTCCAGCTGCGATGGGGACTTTTCTGCCAGGCCGGGGAGATGGGATCTTCCAGGGGAAGAGGAGCGATGTGGCCTCGGGtcagggggaggggcaagaaggGAACGTGTCCAGTcaattcctccttccccttccaccGCCCGCCTGGGCGTCGGGCGGTCCAAGACTTACCCCTGTGGTCGAAGACCTCCCCGGGCCCAGCTTCTCTGAGCCCCATCTCTGCTAACCTaccccctttcttcctccccctcttctcGCCCCCTCATCCTGAGACCCAGACATCTGAGTTTTCTGCACGGGCTCCCAGCCTAGAACTCTCCTCCAGCTGACCGAGGGTCTCcaccgctccccacccccactcctctctcccctccccagagcacCAATTTTGCGGGGGGCGGCTGGAGAAGGCCCAGGGAACCCTGACCACGCCCAACTGGCCCGAGTCCGATTACCCCCCGGGCATCAGCTGTTCCTGGCACATCATCGCGCCCCCGGACCAGGTACTGACCCCCTGCCCGGGCTGCCCTCGGGGACCCAGGTGGCATCCTCCAGCATGCAGCCTGCAAAGATTTACTGAACATCTACAATGTCCCGAGCACTGAGCTTGCCATGGTGGGGAGCAAAAACAGACCCAGACCTGCTTGcacccaaacaaaaaatgtaaaattacaacTGTGACGAGCCTTACGAAAGCGAGGTACCCGATGCTGATATGTAAACTGATTTGTgcgtgtggtggtggtggtggtggtggtggtggtggaggtggaggtggaggtggattCTGGGTCTGTTCCTTAAGAATGAGCCAGGACTTGACCTTGCGGGCTACGGCCGACAGAGGCCATGCAGCGTTCCCGTGGATGTGTGTGTTCCTCCGAGCTGTGTTGTGCATGCATTAAGAGGGGGCTCGAGGGCACGCGGGAGATGAGGAGGCCGCGGCGAGCGTCCCGGAGGCGGCGTCGCGGCGGAGGAGGTGAGAGCTCGGCGCCCTCGGCCGCCCGGGGTCCCGCCGCACAGCCTCCGCCTCTGCCCGGCCGCCAGGTGATCTCACTGACCTTCGGGAAGTTTGACCTGGAGCCCGACTCCTACTGCCGCTACGACTCGGTCAGCGTGTTCAACGGAGCCGTGAGCGACGACGCCAAGCGGCTGGGGAAGTTCTGCGGCGACACAGTCCCGGGGTGAGGGGGC
The genomic region above belongs to Hippopotamus amphibius kiboko isolate mHipAmp2 chromosome 9, mHipAmp2.hap2, whole genome shotgun sequence and contains:
- the FBXO24 gene encoding F-box only protein 24 isoform X3, which translates into the protein MGEKAVPSLRRRRVKRSCPSCGPEPGGEEKKGRGNPISVQLFPPELVEHIISFLPVRDVVTLGQTCHYFHEVCDSEGVWRRICRRLSPRLREQGSGVRPWKRAAILNYTKGLYFQAFGGRRRCLNKSIAPLLAHGYRRFLPTKDHVFILDYVGTLFFLKNSLVSSTLGQIQWKRACRYVVLCRRAKDFASDPRCDTVYRKYLYVLATREQPGVVGTTGSRSCDCVEVYLQSSGQRVFKMTFHHSMNFKQIVLVGQETQRALLLLTEEGKIYSLVVNETQLDQPRSYTVQLALRKVSHCLPHLRVSCMASNQSSTLYLTDQGGVYFEAHTPGVYRDLFGTLQAFDPLDQQMPLALSLPAKILFCALGYNHLGLVDEFGRIFMQGNNRYGQLGTGDKMDRGEPTQVPYLQRPITLWCGLNHSLVLSQGSDFSKELLGCGCGAGGRLPGWPKGSASFVKLHVKVPLCACSLCSTRECLYMLCSHDIEHHPAYRDLPASRVVGTSEPSLGAGAPQDPGGAAQACEEYLSQIHSCPTLQDRMEKMKEIVGWMPLMAAQKDFFWEALDMLQRAAGGVGQGPPTPEN
- the FBXO24 gene encoding F-box only protein 24 isoform X1; this encodes MGEKAVPSLRRRRVKRSCPSCGPEPGGEEKKGRGNPISVQLFPPELVEHIISFLPVRDVVTLGQTCHYFHEVCDSEGVWRRICRRLSPRLREQGSGVRPWKRAAILNYTKGLYFQAFGGRRRCLNKSIAPLLAHGYRRFLPTKDHVFILDYVGTLFFLKNSLVSSTLGQIQWKRACRYVVLCRRAKDFASDPRCDTVYRKYLYVLATREQPGVVGTTGSRSCDCVEVYLQSSGQRVFKMTFHHSMNFKQIVLVGQETQRALLLLTEEGKIYSLVVNETQLDQPRSYTVQLALRKVSHCLPHLRVSCMASNQSSTLYLTDQGGVYFEAHTPGVYRDLFGTLQAFDPLDQQMPLALSLPAKILFCALGYNHLGLVDEFGRIFMQGNNRYGQLGTGDKMDRGEPTQVPLCACSLCSTRECLYMLCSHDIEHHPAYRDLPASRVVGTSEPSLGAGAPQDPGGAAQACEEYLSQIHSCPTLQDRMEKMKEIVGWMPLMAAQKDFFWEALDMLQRAAGGVGQGPPTPEN
- the FBXO24 gene encoding F-box only protein 24 isoform X2, whose amino-acid sequence is MGEKAVPSLRRRRVKRSCPSCGPEPGGEEKKGRGNPISVQLFPPELVEHIISFLPVRDVVTLGQTCHYFHEVCDSEGVWRRICRRLSPRLREQGSGVRPWKRAAILNYTKGLYFQAFGGRRRCLNKSIAPLLAHGYRRFLPTKDHVFILDYVGTLFFLKNSLVSSTLGQIQWKRACRYVVLCRRAKDFASDPRCDTVYRKYLYVLATREQPGVVGTTGSRSCDCVEVYLQSSGQRVFKMTFHHSMNFKQIVLVGQETQRALLLLTEEGKIYSLVVNETQLDQPRSYTVQLALRKVSHCLPHLRVSCMASNQSSTLYLTAFDPLDQQMPLALSLPAKILFCALGYNHLGLVDEFGRIFMQGNNRYGQLGTGDKMDRGEPTQVPLCACSLCSTRECLYMLCSHDIEHHPAYRDLPASRVVGTSEPSLGAGAPQDPGGAAQACEEYLSQIHSCPTLQDRMEKMKEIVGWMPLMAAQKDFFWEALDMLQRAAGGVGQGPPTPEN
- the PCOLCE gene encoding procollagen C-endopeptidase enhancer 1; translation: MLPAATASLLGPLLTAWALLLPFAQGQTPNYTRPVFLCGGDVTGESGYLASEGFPNLYPANKECIWTVTVPEGQTVSLSFRVFDLELHPSCRYDALEVFAGSGTSGQRLGRFCGTFRPAPLVAPSNQVTLRMTSDEGTGGRGFLLWYSGRATSGTEHQFCGGRLEKAQGTLTTPNWPESDYPPGISCSWHIIAPPDQVISLTFGKFDLEPDSYCRYDSVSVFNGAVSDDAKRLGKFCGDTVPGPISSEGNELLVQFVSDLSVTADGFSASYRTLPRGATEGGPGASPPLLGPGPKPGAGPKVKPEVPPVEKPKAAPKAEATPVGPDAPSVSCPKQCRRTGTLQSHFCNSDLVVTGMMKSMVRGPGEGLTVTVSLTGVYKTGGLDLPSPPTDTSLKFYVPCKQCPPMKKGMSYLLMGQVEEKRGPILPPESFVVLYRPTQHQILTNLSKRCPSKPSQAAGSQA